One part of the Pseudomonadota bacterium genome encodes these proteins:
- a CDS encoding MerR family transcriptional regulator encodes MIIDKPIFTIGTASNILNLHPRTLRIYEKEGLFKPERKGAWRYYSMNDLNWIKCIRKMIHERGINTGAIRNLLEHMACWNIVDCPLDKREMCTAYHASHMDTKWVS; translated from the coding sequence ATGATTATTGACAAGCCAATCTTTACCATCGGCACTGCTTCCAACATTCTGAACCTGCATCCACGGACTCTGCGCATTTATGAAAAAGAAGGCCTTTTTAAGCCGGAAAGAAAGGGGGCGTGGCGTTATTACAGCATGAATGATCTCAATTGGATCAAATGTATCAGAAAAATGATTCATGAGCGGGGAATCAATACCGGTGCGATTAGAAATCTGCTGGAACATATGGCCTGCTGGAATATCGTAGACTGCCCTCTGGACAAAAGAGAGATGTGCACTGCATACCATGCAAGTCACATGGATACGAAGTGGGTGAGTTGA
- a CDS encoding PAS domain S-box protein codes for MALPLRSSIYFTAVFLMAILAGLLTLGIRQYQLLKNYETVISQSEKMIFHFSIIREEITDSLLEGRFSNLSGINKEFEDINTKLSQILANKHVPDEYKLSFINQEVDLPGIIIQFRGIDKERIDTNKLRMLNREVRVLGDRLMMFDRVIVNHAKRKLIGFQNIVIGALAIVLFILVNVLVVFHRQVAVPLLFLGRQVKEVAQGIRASISLGKKSGEVSELAESFSNLLISKDQSSEGLAKHNRTHLAVESVAYSIVHAKSKENLFQDICKSLLVNDDYYLAWIGLPDMEHKKIRPVAVNGTNTMSSRECEEYMDILLNSAEERGGIYNSAMQALLKGEPVIQSDVLSGVPKGLRKNIPFEGSNLSCASFPLIWNKVIYGVLCIYATSRDCFEDTEMDLLTVMTTELGLAIYNYDVLAQLRQKKVLNKQIVSAVKAVLISISSSGKILSLNSEAEKIIGRKEQEIVGGSFLDFFVPLGEDPQTYKDKGIEALNSYMLDDIREMVVPQKDGSQRILRCQLTNCLVQQDDEQEVLCIGQDVTEQKRAVEDLSRNLDAERGRKIETFRASHLAALGELTTGVAHVINNSSNGIINYAQVLEDEAKDSAWSQGQIELLEKIIKEGERVADIVQKLLSYGREMEGLKETVKIGDVVSDANMLVKEHFKNDGIITTLHSMEGLPPVTVNVAKMRQVFIHLLNNARRALNLKYKGKDDNKRLEIKGEMAAKNGKNLMRISLTDWGVGIDPGNMSKIFDPSFSTKPPDETAGMGLAISKDLVEDHGGFLHVESELGDHTTVAIELPVN; via the coding sequence ATGGCCCTCCCTTTAAGATCCAGCATCTACTTCACGGCCGTGTTCCTCATGGCAATTTTAGCAGGATTGCTGACCCTTGGTATCCGTCAATATCAGCTTTTGAAAAATTATGAAACTGTCATTTCCCAGAGCGAAAAGATGATTTTTCATTTTTCGATTATCCGGGAAGAAATTACCGATTCACTGCTTGAAGGGCGATTTTCGAATCTTTCAGGCATTAATAAGGAATTTGAGGACATAAATACTAAACTGTCACAGATTCTTGCTAATAAACATGTCCCAGATGAATATAAACTTTCTTTTATTAACCAGGAAGTTGATCTTCCGGGCATAATTATTCAGTTTCGCGGCATCGATAAGGAAAGAATAGATACCAATAAATTACGCATGTTAAACCGTGAAGTCCGTGTTCTTGGTGATCGTTTGATGATGTTTGACCGGGTTATAGTCAACCACGCCAAACGAAAGCTCATCGGGTTTCAGAATATTGTCATCGGCGCCTTGGCTATAGTTCTTTTCATTTTGGTCAATGTTCTTGTCGTATTTCATCGTCAGGTTGCAGTTCCACTTTTGTTTTTGGGCCGACAGGTTAAGGAGGTTGCACAAGGAATACGTGCAAGTATCTCTTTGGGGAAAAAATCCGGGGAGGTCTCAGAGCTTGCCGAATCGTTCAGTAATTTGCTGATCTCCAAGGATCAAAGTTCAGAAGGGTTGGCAAAACACAATCGCACGCATTTAGCTGTGGAAAGTGTTGCCTACAGCATAGTTCATGCAAAATCCAAGGAAAATCTCTTCCAAGATATCTGTAAGTCATTGTTGGTGAATGATGATTATTACCTGGCCTGGATTGGTTTACCGGATATGGAACATAAAAAAATTCGTCCGGTTGCGGTTAACGGCACAAATACCATGAGCAGCCGGGAATGCGAAGAATACATGGACATACTGCTTAATTCCGCGGAAGAACGGGGGGGGATTTATAATTCCGCAATGCAGGCGCTTCTCAAGGGAGAACCGGTCATTCAGAGCGATGTTCTCAGTGGCGTTCCCAAAGGGCTCAGGAAAAATATTCCATTCGAAGGGAGCAATCTGAGCTGCGCATCGTTCCCGTTAATCTGGAATAAGGTGATTTATGGTGTTTTGTGCATTTATGCCACATCACGCGACTGTTTCGAAGATACCGAAATGGACTTGTTGACTGTCATGACCACAGAACTTGGACTGGCGATTTATAATTATGATGTTCTCGCGCAACTACGGCAGAAGAAGGTGTTGAACAAACAGATAGTCTCGGCAGTGAAGGCTGTGTTGATCTCAATCTCTTCGTCCGGGAAAATACTTTCCTTAAACAGCGAGGCGGAAAAGATAATAGGCAGGAAAGAGCAGGAAATAGTCGGTGGAAGTTTTCTGGATTTCTTTGTCCCCCTTGGGGAAGATCCCCAGACTTACAAGGATAAAGGGATTGAGGCGTTGAACAGTTACATGCTGGATGATATCCGCGAAATGGTGGTACCACAGAAGGATGGCAGTCAGCGAATTTTACGGTGTCAGCTCACCAATTGTCTGGTTCAGCAGGATGACGAGCAGGAAGTGCTTTGTATCGGTCAGGATGTTACTGAACAGAAGCGGGCGGTGGAAGATCTGTCGAGAAATCTTGATGCTGAAAGAGGCAGGAAGATTGAAACCTTCAGGGCGTCGCACTTGGCTGCTCTCGGGGAACTCACCACCGGGGTGGCTCATGTGATTAATAATTCCAGCAACGGCATAATTAATTATGCGCAGGTTCTCGAAGACGAAGCAAAGGATTCTGCCTGGTCTCAGGGACAGATTGAATTGCTTGAGAAGATCATAAAAGAAGGGGAGCGGGTCGCGGATATAGTTCAGAAACTTCTTTCATATGGGAGGGAGATGGAAGGATTGAAGGAAACCGTAAAAATTGGCGATGTGGTTTCCGACGCCAATATGCTGGTCAAGGAACATTTTAAAAACGATGGTATTATAACAACGTTGCATTCCATGGAAGGGCTGCCCCCGGTCACCGTTAATGTCGCAAAAATGCGGCAGGTTTTTATACACCTTTTGAACAACGCCAGAAGGGCTCTCAACTTAAAATATAAAGGTAAAGATGATAATAAACGGCTGGAAATCAAAGGAGAAATGGCAGCAAAAAATGGCAAGAACTTGATGCGGATTTCCCTGACGGATTGGGGGGTCGGCATAGATCCGGGTAATATGTCTAAAATTTTTGATCCTTCCTTTTCAACCAAGCCCCCGGATGAAACAGCAGGTATGGGGCTGGCAATCAGCAAAGATCTTGTGGAGGACCATGGCGGTTTTCTGCATGTCGAAAGTGAGTTGGGAGATCATACCACAGTTGCCATTGAACTGCCGGTGAATTGA
- a CDS encoding cytochrome b/b6 domain-containing protein produces the protein MKSTGQLIYIHPGPVRVWHWINAIGIILLILTGLQIRFAEIMHFFTLEEAIKVHNYIGFIVIGNFGLWIAYYFGTGKIKIYFPDIRSVIPNTMKQIKYYSLDMFKGEPNPHEMTPENKFNPLQQQAYLALMFILLPAQMVTGVLLWRVKEFEKYINMLGGIKIVDTIHVLLFFFFATFVFVHSYLATLGHTPSAHFKAMFTGYEEQH, from the coding sequence ATGAAATCTACAGGTCAGCTTATTTACATACACCCGGGACCGGTTCGTGTCTGGCACTGGATAAATGCCATTGGCATCATATTACTAATATTAACCGGCCTGCAGATTCGCTTTGCGGAAATCATGCATTTCTTCACCCTTGAGGAAGCAATCAAGGTCCACAACTATATTGGATTCATTGTCATTGGAAATTTCGGATTATGGATAGCCTACTATTTTGGGACCGGTAAAATTAAAATATACTTTCCCGACATCCGCTCGGTCATCCCAAACACGATGAAACAGATAAAATATTATTCTCTGGACATGTTCAAGGGGGAACCAAACCCCCATGAAATGACTCCGGAGAATAAATTCAACCCCTTGCAACAGCAGGCTTATCTGGCACTTATGTTTATCCTGCTGCCGGCGCAAATGGTTACCGGTGTTTTACTCTGGCGGGTTAAAGAATTCGAAAAATATATTAATATGCTTGGAGGCATCAAGATTGTTGATACCATTCATGTGCTGCTGTTTTTCTTCTTTGCAACTTTTGTCTTTGTTCATTCCTATCTTGCCACTCTGGGACACACTCCTTCAGCCCACTTTAAGGCCATGTTTACCGGGTACGAGGAGCAGCACTGA
- a CDS encoding slipin family protein, whose product MSMIYWVILLGPLALMFFFSLVKTVAQYEQGVIFRLGKVTGAAGPGVSIIVPIIERLEKVDTRTITHNIPGQDVITKDNVSVRVSAVVYFRVVDAIKALIEVEDYKFATSQLAQTTLRSICGQDDLDHMLSERDAVNHKMQEILDHETEPWGVKVSKVEVKEIDLPETMQRAMARQAEAERERRASIISAEGEMQSAEKLCQAAALIDQHPSAIQIRYLQTIREIGVSGNNTTLIPIPIRLLGELFNHK is encoded by the coding sequence ATGAGCATGATTTACTGGGTAATATTGCTAGGTCCATTAGCACTGATGTTTTTTTTCTCTCTAGTAAAAACAGTCGCACAATATGAACAGGGCGTCATCTTCAGACTGGGGAAAGTTACCGGAGCGGCTGGGCCTGGAGTCAGTATTATTGTTCCGATCATTGAACGCCTTGAAAAAGTAGACACAAGGACTATAACCCATAACATTCCGGGTCAGGATGTAATCACCAAAGACAATGTCTCGGTAAGAGTAAGTGCTGTTGTTTATTTCAGAGTGGTTGATGCGATAAAGGCGCTCATCGAAGTGGAAGACTATAAATTTGCGACCTCGCAACTGGCACAAACCACCCTCAGAAGCATATGCGGCCAGGATGATCTTGATCATATGCTTTCAGAACGTGACGCCGTAAACCATAAAATGCAGGAAATACTTGACCACGAAACGGAACCATGGGGGGTGAAGGTAAGCAAGGTTGAAGTAAAAGAAATTGATCTTCCGGAAACCATGCAACGGGCCATGGCTCGACAGGCTGAGGCCGAACGTGAAAGAAGGGCTTCAATCATCTCCGCTGAAGGAGAAATGCAGTCAGCAGAAAAATTATGCCAGGCTGCGGCACTCATCGACCAGCATCCTTCGGCAATTCAGATCAGGTATTTGCAGACTATCCGTGAAATCGGCGTATCAGGAAACAACACAACCCTGATACCGATACCGATTAGACTCTTAGGGGAATTATTCAATCATAAATAA
- a CDS encoding tetrathionate reductase family octaheme c-type cytochrome, whose amino-acid sequence MLHRKALSLILAIALMGVCGTAMGQKVHKDITGPFKDPTEVTKQCIGCHKDAATDIMSTQHWTWEQKQVVNGKEQMYGKKIAMTNFAIPVAGNWPRCTVCHIGYGWEDASFDFDNKSRIDCLVCHDTTGSYSKAKVGSGWPKGFSGEDLTRGAPVDLLYVAQNVGMPNKKACGSCHFGGCGAAKVKHGDLDQSFLGPSLDIDIHMAAEGQDFDCQKCHYPQEKHNIVGHYMSPSADGTYQSGCIECHSAAPHKMKILNTHYEAVSCQTCHIPTYAKQYATITHWDWCTDQCYVVEWSTDKYGTSKAVKGLGNFTWNKNMIPRYEWYNGQEVAYMRGDQINSANVTALNHPEGNIKDKHSKIFPFRVHSAKQIYDKKYNYLITPYLTGKGETAFWKTYDWDAAARQGMAASGMSYSGEYDFATTVMYWRINHGVVAADKSLDCLDCHGSHGRMDWEYLGYKGDPWQVKGLSRGEHEFQ is encoded by the coding sequence ATGCTACACCGAAAAGCGTTGTCTTTGATACTTGCCATCGCATTAATGGGAGTATGTGGTACAGCAATGGGGCAAAAAGTCCATAAAGATATAACCGGCCCCTTTAAAGATCCAACGGAAGTAACTAAACAATGTATCGGATGCCACAAGGATGCGGCAACTGATATCATGAGTACCCAGCACTGGACTTGGGAGCAGAAGCAGGTGGTAAATGGTAAGGAGCAAATGTATGGCAAGAAAATTGCCATGACCAATTTTGCGATTCCTGTTGCCGGTAACTGGCCACGTTGTACTGTGTGCCACATCGGTTATGGCTGGGAAGATGCGAGTTTTGATTTTGATAATAAATCCCGGATAGATTGTCTGGTATGTCATGATACCACCGGATCTTACAGTAAAGCAAAAGTGGGCTCCGGATGGCCCAAGGGTTTTTCTGGTGAGGATCTGACCCGCGGTGCTCCTGTTGACCTCTTGTATGTGGCTCAAAATGTCGGAATGCCAAACAAAAAGGCTTGTGGCTCTTGTCATTTTGGTGGATGTGGGGCCGCGAAAGTGAAACATGGCGATCTTGATCAGTCATTTTTAGGGCCTTCTCTTGATATAGATATCCATATGGCTGCGGAAGGGCAGGATTTTGATTGCCAGAAATGCCATTATCCACAAGAAAAGCATAATATTGTTGGACATTATATGTCGCCTTCTGCTGACGGCACCTATCAGTCCGGCTGCATTGAATGCCACTCCGCTGCCCCACATAAGATGAAAATACTTAACACCCATTACGAAGCCGTATCTTGTCAGACATGCCATATTCCAACATATGCCAAGCAATATGCCACCATAACTCATTGGGACTGGTGTACTGATCAGTGTTACGTCGTTGAGTGGTCCACTGACAAATACGGCACTTCAAAAGCTGTTAAGGGCCTTGGAAATTTCACATGGAATAAAAACATGATTCCCAGGTATGAGTGGTATAATGGTCAGGAGGTGGCGTATATGCGTGGCGACCAGATTAACAGCGCTAATGTTACCGCCTTGAATCATCCTGAGGGAAATATTAAAGATAAACATTCAAAAATATTTCCGTTCAGGGTTCACAGCGCAAAACAAATATACGATAAGAAATACAATTATCTTATTACTCCTTATCTGACCGGCAAGGGAGAGACCGCTTTCTGGAAAACCTATGACTGGGATGCGGCCGCAAGACAAGGAATGGCTGCCTCTGGAATGTCCTATAGCGGCGAATACGATTTTGCCACAACCGTCATGTATTGGAGGATAAATCATGGTGTAGTTGCTGCGGACAAATCTCTTGATTGTCTGGATTGCCATGGCAGTCATGGCCGCATGGATTGGGAATATCTCGGGTATAAAGGTGACCCTTGGCAGGTTAAAGGGTTATCTAGAGGTGAGCATGAATTTCAGTAG
- a CDS encoding polysulfide reductase — MKRLTVNGMSPVDSLFKEEGKILWTVKEKLLLGLSPLDYIAQAVRNPFNWVLAIIFAVGIPVLIGRFIFGLSWVTHSSYDYPWGLFLGWGLFVMVPLSASGFMLGTTVEVFGRKDFHSIERLALLNGLLGYLFAVIFLQVDLGQPWRLVYPMFVSLGPAAVLFLVAWHVATYLSVQVAELVPAFSEWAGWPVGKKFVKKIVLGLTVAGIILSTLHQGALGALFTYAPGKVHPLWFSAPFQWFHFFCSSIFAGLSMLIVVSTLCKTFLKWRCDDEFLENLDRQTLGLAKGCSLALITYFVIKVLAIAHDNDWHYLFTGWGQWFVFEMVVGVLVPLALYATAIRNDSARLARFAALLAVLGIALNRLNTALITFNWKLYQEIPHWREVVIVLTVYSAYIVTYRFVLYRLPILYSWKK; from the coding sequence ATGAAAAGGTTAACGGTGAATGGAATGAGTCCGGTTGATTCATTATTTAAGGAAGAGGGGAAGATTCTTTGGACGGTAAAAGAAAAACTGCTGCTTGGTCTGAGTCCGCTGGACTACATTGCCCAGGCGGTAAGAAATCCGTTTAACTGGGTCCTGGCAATAATATTTGCGGTTGGAATACCGGTTCTCATCGGTCGATTTATTTTCGGTCTAAGCTGGGTTACGCATAGTTCCTATGACTATCCCTGGGGGTTGTTTTTGGGATGGGGCCTTTTTGTAATGGTGCCGCTTTCAGCATCGGGATTCATGCTGGGAACTACCGTGGAAGTGTTCGGGAGGAAGGATTTTCATAGCATTGAAAGGCTTGCTTTACTGAATGGTCTTCTGGGGTATCTCTTTGCTGTTATTTTTCTGCAGGTCGACTTAGGACAGCCGTGGCGCCTAGTCTATCCGATGTTTGTTTCCCTCGGGCCCGCTGCCGTACTATTTCTGGTTGCCTGGCATGTCGCTACTTATTTGTCAGTGCAGGTGGCTGAACTGGTACCGGCGTTTTCAGAGTGGGCCGGTTGGCCGGTTGGTAAAAAATTCGTAAAAAAGATTGTATTGGGGCTGACGGTAGCCGGGATCATCCTTTCAACCCTGCATCAGGGTGCTCTTGGTGCCCTTTTTACTTATGCCCCGGGAAAGGTTCATCCCCTATGGTTTTCAGCGCCCTTTCAGTGGTTTCATTTTTTCTGTTCATCGATATTTGCCGGACTCAGCATGTTAATAGTTGTGAGCACCTTATGTAAAACTTTTTTGAAATGGCGTTGTGATGATGAGTTTTTAGAAAATCTTGATCGTCAAACATTGGGCCTTGCAAAAGGTTGTTCTCTTGCGCTGATTACCTATTTCGTCATCAAAGTTCTTGCCATCGCTCATGATAATGATTGGCATTACCTGTTTACCGGGTGGGGGCAGTGGTTTGTGTTTGAAATGGTGGTGGGAGTTCTTGTTCCCCTGGCTCTTTATGCCACGGCAATAAGAAATGATTCCGCCAGACTGGCGAGATTTGCCGCACTTCTGGCGGTTCTTGGTATTGCCCTCAACCGGCTTAATACCGCCCTGATAACATTTAACTGGAAGCTCTATCAGGAAATTCCCCATTGGCGTGAGGTGGTTATCGTTTTAACCGTATATTCAGCCTATATAGTTACGTACAGGTTTGTTCTGTACAGGTTGCCGATACTTTATTCATGGAAAAAATAG
- a CDS encoding 4Fe-4S dicluster domain-containing protein, giving the protein MKKHNRRSLLKGGLVGGLLGAVGLSKKAHAAGSFEGYKDRYGMLVDLTRCVGCRSCEAACNKEQQLPAPDKPFDDFSVFDEIKLGQKRRTTEKAYTVVNKYEVEGHDRPVYRKIQCNHCNEPACLTSCFVNAYTKTPEGAVIYNSKVCVGCRTCMIACPFYIPAYSYSSVINPVVKKCIMCYDTRLKYGRPPACAEACPRETLTFGKREDLIYIARQRIKLNPEKYVDHLYGEREVGGTSWMYLSGVPFEEVGFDTHLGTEPIINYVKDFLTIVPMVLTIWPALFTGFHLLATRKDAKKKEEKSNV; this is encoded by the coding sequence ATGAAAAAGCACAACCGAAGATCGTTACTAAAAGGAGGACTTGTTGGTGGTTTGCTTGGTGCCGTTGGGTTGAGTAAAAAGGCACATGCCGCCGGATCCTTTGAAGGCTATAAAGACAGGTACGGGATGCTGGTTGATTTAACAAGATGTGTCGGATGTAGATCATGCGAAGCAGCCTGTAACAAAGAACAGCAACTGCCCGCACCAGATAAGCCTTTTGATGATTTTTCCGTATTTGATGAAATTAAGCTTGGTCAGAAAAGACGGACAACTGAAAAAGCATATACAGTCGTTAATAAATATGAAGTAGAAGGTCATGATCGGCCGGTTTATCGCAAAATTCAATGTAATCATTGCAATGAGCCCGCATGTCTTACCTCCTGTTTTGTCAATGCTTATACGAAAACACCTGAAGGAGCTGTTATCTATAACTCTAAGGTTTGCGTGGGTTGCAGAACCTGTATGATAGCATGTCCCTTCTATATTCCGGCATACAGTTATTCCAGTGTTATAAATCCGGTAGTTAAGAAATGTATCATGTGTTACGACACGCGGCTGAAATATGGCAGACCCCCGGCATGCGCCGAGGCCTGTCCCCGAGAGACGCTTACTTTCGGGAAAAGAGAGGACCTTATCTATATTGCCCGCCAGAGAATAAAGCTCAATCCAGAGAAATATGTAGATCATCTTTATGGAGAGAGAGAAGTGGGCGGCACGTCATGGATGTATTTGTCAGGAGTCCCTTTTGAGGAAGTCGGTTTTGACACCCATCTGGGTACCGAACCGATTATCAATTATGTAAAAGATTTTTTGACGATCGTGCCAATGGTGCTGACGATCTGGCCCGCCCTGTTTACAGGGTTTCACCTCCTTGCAACACGTAAGGATGCCAAAAAGAAAGAAGAAAAATCCAACGTGTAG
- a CDS encoding cytochrome c family protein, which yields MGKKLSIGNIFMDLRIKGERKQLRRKVKMQTFIRIVTGVALVVTFSSFCLAQDDGETSEGPATIILDSLAEYYEPVHFDHALHIEFSENDCAKCHHHTIGTPSTGTGNCILCHKYEATAKIVACRGCHLSDPYSDEGRKIVSERGEIYHKDKPSLKGAYHQFCISCHEEVDGPFTCDGCHPRTDKGDKFFHSGIYAPKPSGDHSGSGH from the coding sequence TTGGGGAAAAAACTGTCTATTGGAAATATTTTTATGGACTTAAGAATAAAAGGGGAACGGAAACAATTAAGGAGAAAGGTGAAAATGCAAACGTTTATTAGGATAGTGACGGGTGTAGCTCTAGTTGTAACATTTAGTTCATTTTGTCTGGCCCAAGATGATGGGGAAACGTCAGAAGGACCGGCAACGATTATTTTGGATAGTTTGGCCGAATATTACGAGCCTGTTCATTTTGATCATGCGTTACATATAGAGTTTTCAGAAAATGATTGTGCAAAATGTCATCATCACACTATCGGTACTCCAAGTACCGGAACAGGTAATTGTATTCTCTGCCACAAGTATGAAGCCACAGCAAAAATTGTCGCCTGTCGCGGTTGTCATCTTTCTGATCCTTATTCAGATGAAGGAAGAAAGATCGTGTCGGAAAGAGGCGAGATTTATCATAAGGACAAACCAAGCCTGAAAGGTGCATATCATCAGTTCTGTATTTCTTGCCATGAGGAAGTTGACGGGCCTTTTACCTGTGACGGGTGTCATCCTCGAACCGATAAAGGCGATAAATTTTTTCATTCCGGGATTTATGCACCGAAGCCTTCAGGCGATCATTCGGGCTCCGGACATTAA